The following coding sequences are from one Primulina eburnea isolate SZY01 chromosome 15, ASM2296580v1, whole genome shotgun sequence window:
- the LOC140814445 gene encoding auxin response factor 6-like isoform X3 — protein MSGSSDIFFEPKRHLLTTGWSVFVSAKRLIAGDSVLFIWNEKNQLLLGIRRANRPQTVMPSSVLSSDSMHLGILAAAAHAAATNSRFTIFYNPRASPSEFVIPLAKYVKAVYHTRVSVGMRFRMLFETEESSVRRYMGTITGIGDLDLARWPNSHWRSVKVGWDESASGERQLRVSLWEIEPLTTFPMYPSPFSLRLKRPWPSGLPSFSGMKLDEMGLNSNFMWHRGEVGDRGVHPINFQGMGVSPWMQQRLDTSMLGIQNDVYQAMAAAALQEMRAADPSRQPILSPSLQFQQPLAISSNRPDTLVQPQILQQSQPPAPFFQSLQGSHSQAPQSHANLQQHLHHQNSFNNIHVQHQHRTPLSQPQQMVDHQQVMNVAPILSQLSSYPQVQSPTLPSMSSMRQNYSDPNIKQVASDINSPLHNLFGSVTQGEASNFLNMMHRSNNLLSTNGWPTKRVALDPLLSGSVSPGASQQTDNLGPSYENVSQSPVSLPPFPGRECLIEQEGCTDPQNHFLFGVNIDSSLLIQNGMSNLRGVESDRGVGSDGDNATMAYASSSYISSCGADYSLNPTVTSSQCVNESGFLGSFDIVAHANPPDRAFVKVYKAGSFGRSLDISKFSNYHELRGELAQMFGLEGQLEDPLRSGWQLVFVDRENDVLLLGDDPWPEFVDSVGCIKILSPQEVQEMGKRGVELLNLVPVQRSPLQNGTCDGYVGQQEARNMGSGIPSVGTLDF, from the exons ATGAGTGGAAGTTCAGACATATTTTTCGAG CCAAAGAGGCATCTTCTCACAACAGGATGGAGTGTTTTTGTGAGCGCAAAAAGACTGATTGCTGGTGATTCGGTTCTTTTTATATG GAATGAGAAGAATCAACTGCTTCTTGGTATAAGGCGTGCTAATCGACCACAAACTGTGATGCCTTCATCCGTTTTATCGAGTGATAGTATGCATCTCGGCATTCTTGCTGCTGCTGCTCATGCAGCTGCAACCAATAGCCGTTTCACCATATTTTATAATCCCAG AGCTAGTCCATCCGAATTCGTCATACCTCTGGCAAAATATGTAAAAGCAGTTTATCACACTCGAGTGTCTGTGGGTATGCGTTTTCGGATGCTGTTTGAAACCGAAGAATCTAGTGTTCGACG TTACATGGGCACAATAACCGGGATAGGTGATTTAGATCTCGCCAGGTGGCCAAATTCACACTGGCGTTCAGTTAAG GTTGGCTGGGACGAATCTGCTTCTGGGGAGAGGCAGCTAAGAGTGTCTCTGTGGGAAATTGAGCCTTTAACAACATTCCCCATGTATCCATCACCATTTTCTCTGAGACTGAAGCGACCATGGCCATCAGGGCTCCCCTCTTTCAGCG GAATGAAACTTGATGAAATGGGATTAAACTCTAACTTTATGTGGCACCGAGGAGAAGTTGGGGACAGAGGAGTGCACCCTATCAACTTTCAAGGAATGGGGGTCTCACCATGGATGCAACAGAGGCTGGATACTTCAATGCTTGGTATTCAAAATGATGTTTACCAAGCTATGGCTGCTGCTGCTCTTCAAGAAATGAGGGCTGCAGATCCTTCGAGACAGCCGATCCTATCTCCAAGTTTGCAATTCCAGCAACCCCTTGCTATTTCCAGCAACAGGCCTGACACTTTGGTCCAACCTCAGATATTACAGCAGTCTCAGCCCCCGGCTCcatttttccagagtctgcAAGGAAGCCATTCACAAGCACCGCAATCTCATGCTAATCTTCAGCAACATTTGCACCATCAGAACTCATTCAATAATATACATGTCCAGCATCAGCACCGGACTCCGCTATCGCAACCACAGCAAATGGTGGATCATCAACAGGTTATGAATGTCGCACCTATCCTATCTCAACTGTCTTCATACCCTCAAGTCCAGTCTCCAACACTACCATCCATGTCTTCCATGCGGCAGAATTATTCTGACCCAAATATCAAACAAGTTGCTAGTGATATTAACTCTCCTTTACACAATTTATTCGGTTCAGTCACCCAGGGTGAGGCTTCGAACTTTCTCAATATGATGCATAGATCCAACAACTTATTATCTACGAACGGCTGGCCAACAAAACGGGTCGCTCTTGATCCTCTTCTTTCTGGAAGTGTGTCACCAGGTGCTTCACAGCAAACCGATAATTTGGGACCATCATACGAAAACGTATCCCAAAGTCCCGTTTCTTTGCCTCCATTTCCTGGTAGGGAGTGTCTCATAGAGCAAGAAGGTTGCACTGATCCGCAAAACCACTTTCTGTTTGGGGTCAATATAGACTCCTCCCTTCTTATTCAAAATGGGATGTCAAATCTTCGAGGAGTTGAAAGTGATAGAGGAGTTGGAAGTGATGGTGATAACGCAACAATGGCATATGCTTCTTCCAGCTACATCAGTAGCTGTGGTGCAGATTATTCACTGAACCCGACTGTGACTTCAAGCCAATGCGTCAACGAGTCGGGTTTCTTAGGGTCGTTCGATATTGTGGCTCATGCTAACCCACCCGACAGAGCCTTTGTTAAG GTTTACAAGGCAGGGTCGTTTGGAAGGTCGCTCGACATAAGCAAATTTAGCAACTATCACGAGCTACGTGGTGAACTTGCACAGATGTTTGGCCTTGAAGGCCAACTTGAGGACCCATTGAGATCAGGCTGGCAGCTTGTATTTGTGGACCGAGAGAATGATGTTCTTCTCCTAGGCGATGACCCCTGGCC GGAATTTGTTGACAGCGTAGGGTGTATCAAGATTCTGTCGCCTCAAGAAGTACAGGAGATGGGAAAACGAGGGGTTGAGCTCCTGAATTTGGTCCCCGTTCAGAGGTCGCCGCTTCAGAATGGCACTTGCGATGGTTATGTTGGACAGCAGGAAGCCAGAAATATGGGTTCTGGAATACCATCTGTTGGCACCCTTGATTTCTAA
- the LOC140814533 gene encoding WD repeat-containing protein LWD1, with translation MGVSCDPNQDGSDEQQRRSEIYTYEAPWHIYAMNWSVRKDKKYRLAIASLLEHYPNRVEIVQLDDSTGEIRPDPTLSFDHPYPPTKLIFIPDKECQRPDLLASSSDFLRIWQISDTDNGRRVELKSLLNNNRNSEYSGPLTSFDWNEAEPRRIGTSSIDMTCTIWDIEKEVVDTQLIAHDKEVYDIAWGGVGVFASVSADGSVRVFDLRDKEHSTIIYESSEPDTPLVRLGWNKQDPRYMATIIMDSSKVVVLDIRFPTLPVVELQRHQASVNAIAWAPHSSCHMCTAGDDSQALIWDLSSMGQPVEGGLDPILAYTAGAEIEQLQWSSSQPDWVAIAFSNKLQILRV, from the coding sequence ATGGGTGTGAGCTGTGATCCGAATCAAGACGGGTCGGACGAGCAACAGCGGCGGTCCGAGATCTACACCTACGAAGCGCCATGGCACATCTACGCCATGAACTGGAGCGTACGCAAGGACAAAAAGTACCGACTCGCCATCGCTAGCCTCCTCGAACACTATCCCAACCGTGTCGAAATCGTTCAGCTCGACGACTCCACCGGCGAGATCCGACCCGACCCGACCCTCTCCTTCGACCACCCCTATCCTCCCACCAAACTCATCTTCATACCCGATAAAGAGTGCCAGCGCCCCGATTTACTGGCCTCATCTTCCGATTTCCTCCGCATATGGCAAATCTCCGATACCGACAATGGGCGGCGCGTGGAGCTCAAGAGCTTGTTGAACAACAACCGGAACAGCGAATACTCCGGGCCTTTGACCTCGTTTGACTGGAACGAAGCCGAGCCCAGGAGGATCGGGACTTCGAGTATCGATATGACTTGCACCATCTGGGATATTGAGAAGGaagtagtcgatacacagttaATTGCGCACGATAAGGAGGTTTACGATATCGCGTGGGGCGGAGTTGGGGTTTTCGCCTCCGTTTCGGCCGATGGATCGGTTAGGGTGTTTGACCTTCGTGATAAGGAGCACTCTACGATTATATACGAAAGTTCAGAGCCGGACACTCCATTAGTAAGGCTTGGGTGGAACAAGCAGGATCCGCGGTACATGGCTACAATCATAATGGACAGCAGCAAGGTGGTAGTGTTGGACATCCGATTTCCGACGTTACCGGTTGTAGAGTTACAGCGGCATCAGGCGAGTGTGAATGCTATTGCGTGGGCTCCTCATAGTTCCTGCCATATGTGCACTGCCGGGGACGATTCACAAGCTTTGATTTGGGATCTTTCCTCAATGGGCCAGCCGGTAGAGGGGGGTTTGGACCCTATTTTAGCATACACAGCTGGGGCCGAGATTGAGCAGCTGCAGTGGTCTTCTTCGCAGCCTGATTGGGTCGCTATTGCATTTTCTAACAAGCTTCAAATTCTGAGGGTGTGA
- the LOC140814686 gene encoding uncharacterized protein, whose translation MACYVPFNDRNLDISFFMLRPTVLYVDELVEALKQISSYTESLGCVHSSIFRSIHGNLIIWYGAWMKRSSENKQLLSAALLSMLTNNVSTMAILVEHSFFNAYTGESRDGSPAAKFFSGDIISLSSASLSANDFTVSYESIGMFKDRFDKMNGSSSGVCLKSQAHPRIVCLFVWKSLQHCYSYILNSDYRKAILPNLEGFALDVKYDVFKVVYVSGDDVLNIELYPKKRVLQNEVENNTIVQDFKER comes from the exons ATGGCTTGTTATGTACCTTTTAATGATAGGAATTTGGATATAAGTTTCTTTATGTTGAGACCAAcagtgttatatgttgatgaacTTGTGGAAGCTTTGAAGCAGATTTCTTCATACACTGAAAGCCTTGGATGTGTTCACAGTTCCATATTCAGAAGTATCCATGGAAATCTG ATAATATGGTATGGGGCATGGATGAAGAGATCTAGTGAAAACAAGCAATTGTTGAGTGCGGCTCTT CTTTCCATGTTAACAAATAATGTGTCAACCATGGCCATACTGGTGGAACATAGCTTCTTCAACGCATACACAGGCGAATCTCGAGACGGCTCCCCCGCCGCTAAATTCTTCAGCGGCGACATAATTTCACTCAGCTCCGCATCCCTTTCAGCCAACGATTTCACCGTTTCATATGAATCCATAGGCATGTTCAAAGATCGTTTCGACAAGATGAATGGTTCAAGCTCTGgggtttgcttgaaatctcAGGCGCACCCAAGAATAGTGTGCCTCTTCGTGTGGAAGTCGCTTCAGCATTGTTATTCTTACATTCTGAACTCGGATTACAGGAAGGCTATTCTGCCTAACCTCGAGGGGTTCGCCCTTGATGTCAAGTACGATGTATTTAAGGTTGTTTACGTAAGCGGGGACGATGTGTTAAATATTGAGTTGTATCCTAAGAAAAGGGTGCTGCAGAACGAGGTGGAAAATAATACTATCGTGCAAGATTTTAAGGAGAGGTGA
- the LOC140814445 gene encoding auxin response factor 6-like isoform X2: protein MKLSAVGLNQQSPDGDKNCLNSELWHACAGPLVSLAAIGSHVVYFPQGHSEQVAVSTNKEVDAQIPNYPSLPPQLICQLHNVTMHADLETDEVYAQMTLQPLSTQEQKEISFLPADLGTPSKQPTNYFCKNLTASDTSTHGGFSVPRRAAEKVFPPLDFSLQPPAQELIARDLHNNEWKFRHIFRGQPKRHLLTTGWSVFVSAKRLIAGDSVLFIWNEKNQLLLGIRRANRPQTVMPSSVLSSDSMHLGILAAAAHAAATNSRFTIFYNPRASPSEFVIPLAKYVKAVYHTRVSVGMRFRMLFETEESSVRRYMGTITGIGDLDLARWPNSHWRSVKVGWDESASGERQLRVSLWEIEPLTTFPMYPSPFSLRLKRPWPSGLPSFSGMKLDEMGLNSNFMWHRGEVGDRGVHPINFQGMGVSPWMQQRLDTSMLGIQNDVYQAMAAAALQEMRAADPSRQPILSPSLQFQQPLAISSNRPDTLVQPQILQQSQPPAPFFQSLQGSHSQAPQSHANLQQHLHHQNSFNNIHVQHQHRTPLSQPQQMVDHQQVMNVAPILSQLSSYPQVQSPTLPSMSSMRQNYSDPNIKQVASDINSPLHNLFGSVTQGEASNFLNMMHRSNNLLSTNGWPTKRVALDPLLSGSVSPGASQQTDNLGPSYENVSQSPVSLPPFPGRECLIEQEGCTDPQNHFLFGVNIDSSLLIQNGMSNLRGVESDRGVGSDGDNATMAYASSSYISSCGADYSLNPTVTSSQCVNESGFLGSFDIVAHANPPDRAFVKVYKAGSFGRSLDISKFSNYHELRGELAQMFGLEGQLEDPLRSGWQLVFVDRENDVLLLGDDPWPEFVDSVGCIKILSPQEVQEMGKRGVELLNLVPVQRSPLQNGTCDGYVGQQEARNMGSGIPSVGTLDF, encoded by the exons ATGAAACTCTCCGCCGTTGGTCTAAACCAGCAATCTCCTGACG GAGACAAGAACTGCTTAAATTCTGAACTTTGGCATGCCTGTGCGGGTCCTCTTGTTTCTTTAGCTGCTATAGGAAGCCATGTTGTGTATTTTCCTCAAGGTCACAGTGAACAG GTTGCTGTGTCTACCAACAAGGAAGTTGATGCACAGATACCTAATTACCCAAGCTTGCCTCCGCAACTCATTTGCCAGCTTCATAACGTGACGATGCAT GCTGATTTAGAGACAGACGAGGTTTACGCCCAAATGACCTTGCAACCCCTGAGCACA CAAGAACAGAAGGAGATTTCATTTCTTCCGGCGGATTTGGGAACCCCCAGTAAACAGCCAACAAATTACTTTTGCAAAAATTTGACTGCCAGTGACACCAGTACTCATGGTGGATTTTCAGTTCCTCGCCGTGCGGCAGAAAAAGTATTTCCGCCACTG GACTTTTCCCTGCAACCTCCAGCTCAGGAATTGATCGCAAGGGATCTGCATAATAATGAGTGGAAGTTCAGACATATTTTTCGAG GACAGCCAAAGAGGCATCTTCTCACAACAGGATGGAGTGTTTTTGTGAGCGCAAAAAGACTGATTGCTGGTGATTCGGTTCTTTTTATATG GAATGAGAAGAATCAACTGCTTCTTGGTATAAGGCGTGCTAATCGACCACAAACTGTGATGCCTTCATCCGTTTTATCGAGTGATAGTATGCATCTCGGCATTCTTGCTGCTGCTGCTCATGCAGCTGCAACCAATAGCCGTTTCACCATATTTTATAATCCCAG AGCTAGTCCATCCGAATTCGTCATACCTCTGGCAAAATATGTAAAAGCAGTTTATCACACTCGAGTGTCTGTGGGTATGCGTTTTCGGATGCTGTTTGAAACCGAAGAATCTAGTGTTCGACG TTACATGGGCACAATAACCGGGATAGGTGATTTAGATCTCGCCAGGTGGCCAAATTCACACTGGCGTTCAGTTAAG GTTGGCTGGGACGAATCTGCTTCTGGGGAGAGGCAGCTAAGAGTGTCTCTGTGGGAAATTGAGCCTTTAACAACATTCCCCATGTATCCATCACCATTTTCTCTGAGACTGAAGCGACCATGGCCATCAGGGCTCCCCTCTTTCAGCG GAATGAAACTTGATGAAATGGGATTAAACTCTAACTTTATGTGGCACCGAGGAGAAGTTGGGGACAGAGGAGTGCACCCTATCAACTTTCAAGGAATGGGGGTCTCACCATGGATGCAACAGAGGCTGGATACTTCAATGCTTGGTATTCAAAATGATGTTTACCAAGCTATGGCTGCTGCTGCTCTTCAAGAAATGAGGGCTGCAGATCCTTCGAGACAGCCGATCCTATCTCCAAGTTTGCAATTCCAGCAACCCCTTGCTATTTCCAGCAACAGGCCTGACACTTTGGTCCAACCTCAGATATTACAGCAGTCTCAGCCCCCGGCTCcatttttccagagtctgcAAGGAAGCCATTCACAAGCACCGCAATCTCATGCTAATCTTCAGCAACATTTGCACCATCAGAACTCATTCAATAATATACATGTCCAGCATCAGCACCGGACTCCGCTATCGCAACCACAGCAAATGGTGGATCATCAACAGGTTATGAATGTCGCACCTATCCTATCTCAACTGTCTTCATACCCTCAAGTCCAGTCTCCAACACTACCATCCATGTCTTCCATGCGGCAGAATTATTCTGACCCAAATATCAAACAAGTTGCTAGTGATATTAACTCTCCTTTACACAATTTATTCGGTTCAGTCACCCAGGGTGAGGCTTCGAACTTTCTCAATATGATGCATAGATCCAACAACTTATTATCTACGAACGGCTGGCCAACAAAACGGGTCGCTCTTGATCCTCTTCTTTCTGGAAGTGTGTCACCAGGTGCTTCACAGCAAACCGATAATTTGGGACCATCATACGAAAACGTATCCCAAAGTCCCGTTTCTTTGCCTCCATTTCCTGGTAGGGAGTGTCTCATAGAGCAAGAAGGTTGCACTGATCCGCAAAACCACTTTCTGTTTGGGGTCAATATAGACTCCTCCCTTCTTATTCAAAATGGGATGTCAAATCTTCGAGGAGTTGAAAGTGATAGAGGAGTTGGAAGTGATGGTGATAACGCAACAATGGCATATGCTTCTTCCAGCTACATCAGTAGCTGTGGTGCAGATTATTCACTGAACCCGACTGTGACTTCAAGCCAATGCGTCAACGAGTCGGGTTTCTTAGGGTCGTTCGATATTGTGGCTCATGCTAACCCACCCGACAGAGCCTTTGTTAAG GTTTACAAGGCAGGGTCGTTTGGAAGGTCGCTCGACATAAGCAAATTTAGCAACTATCACGAGCTACGTGGTGAACTTGCACAGATGTTTGGCCTTGAAGGCCAACTTGAGGACCCATTGAGATCAGGCTGGCAGCTTGTATTTGTGGACCGAGAGAATGATGTTCTTCTCCTAGGCGATGACCCCTGGCC GGAATTTGTTGACAGCGTAGGGTGTATCAAGATTCTGTCGCCTCAAGAAGTACAGGAGATGGGAAAACGAGGGGTTGAGCTCCTGAATTTGGTCCCCGTTCAGAGGTCGCCGCTTCAGAATGGCACTTGCGATGGTTATGTTGGACAGCAGGAAGCCAGAAATATGGGTTCTGGAATACCATCTGTTGGCACCCTTGATTTCTAA
- the LOC140814445 gene encoding auxin response factor 6-like isoform X1 has protein sequence MKLSAVGLNQQSPDAGDKNCLNSELWHACAGPLVSLAAIGSHVVYFPQGHSEQVAVSTNKEVDAQIPNYPSLPPQLICQLHNVTMHADLETDEVYAQMTLQPLSTQEQKEISFLPADLGTPSKQPTNYFCKNLTASDTSTHGGFSVPRRAAEKVFPPLDFSLQPPAQELIARDLHNNEWKFRHIFRGQPKRHLLTTGWSVFVSAKRLIAGDSVLFIWNEKNQLLLGIRRANRPQTVMPSSVLSSDSMHLGILAAAAHAAATNSRFTIFYNPRASPSEFVIPLAKYVKAVYHTRVSVGMRFRMLFETEESSVRRYMGTITGIGDLDLARWPNSHWRSVKVGWDESASGERQLRVSLWEIEPLTTFPMYPSPFSLRLKRPWPSGLPSFSGMKLDEMGLNSNFMWHRGEVGDRGVHPINFQGMGVSPWMQQRLDTSMLGIQNDVYQAMAAAALQEMRAADPSRQPILSPSLQFQQPLAISSNRPDTLVQPQILQQSQPPAPFFQSLQGSHSQAPQSHANLQQHLHHQNSFNNIHVQHQHRTPLSQPQQMVDHQQVMNVAPILSQLSSYPQVQSPTLPSMSSMRQNYSDPNIKQVASDINSPLHNLFGSVTQGEASNFLNMMHRSNNLLSTNGWPTKRVALDPLLSGSVSPGASQQTDNLGPSYENVSQSPVSLPPFPGRECLIEQEGCTDPQNHFLFGVNIDSSLLIQNGMSNLRGVESDRGVGSDGDNATMAYASSSYISSCGADYSLNPTVTSSQCVNESGFLGSFDIVAHANPPDRAFVKVYKAGSFGRSLDISKFSNYHELRGELAQMFGLEGQLEDPLRSGWQLVFVDRENDVLLLGDDPWPEFVDSVGCIKILSPQEVQEMGKRGVELLNLVPVQRSPLQNGTCDGYVGQQEARNMGSGIPSVGTLDF, from the exons ATGAAACTCTCCGCCGTTGGTCTAAACCAGCAATCTCCTGACG CAGGAGACAAGAACTGCTTAAATTCTGAACTTTGGCATGCCTGTGCGGGTCCTCTTGTTTCTTTAGCTGCTATAGGAAGCCATGTTGTGTATTTTCCTCAAGGTCACAGTGAACAG GTTGCTGTGTCTACCAACAAGGAAGTTGATGCACAGATACCTAATTACCCAAGCTTGCCTCCGCAACTCATTTGCCAGCTTCATAACGTGACGATGCAT GCTGATTTAGAGACAGACGAGGTTTACGCCCAAATGACCTTGCAACCCCTGAGCACA CAAGAACAGAAGGAGATTTCATTTCTTCCGGCGGATTTGGGAACCCCCAGTAAACAGCCAACAAATTACTTTTGCAAAAATTTGACTGCCAGTGACACCAGTACTCATGGTGGATTTTCAGTTCCTCGCCGTGCGGCAGAAAAAGTATTTCCGCCACTG GACTTTTCCCTGCAACCTCCAGCTCAGGAATTGATCGCAAGGGATCTGCATAATAATGAGTGGAAGTTCAGACATATTTTTCGAG GACAGCCAAAGAGGCATCTTCTCACAACAGGATGGAGTGTTTTTGTGAGCGCAAAAAGACTGATTGCTGGTGATTCGGTTCTTTTTATATG GAATGAGAAGAATCAACTGCTTCTTGGTATAAGGCGTGCTAATCGACCACAAACTGTGATGCCTTCATCCGTTTTATCGAGTGATAGTATGCATCTCGGCATTCTTGCTGCTGCTGCTCATGCAGCTGCAACCAATAGCCGTTTCACCATATTTTATAATCCCAG AGCTAGTCCATCCGAATTCGTCATACCTCTGGCAAAATATGTAAAAGCAGTTTATCACACTCGAGTGTCTGTGGGTATGCGTTTTCGGATGCTGTTTGAAACCGAAGAATCTAGTGTTCGACG TTACATGGGCACAATAACCGGGATAGGTGATTTAGATCTCGCCAGGTGGCCAAATTCACACTGGCGTTCAGTTAAG GTTGGCTGGGACGAATCTGCTTCTGGGGAGAGGCAGCTAAGAGTGTCTCTGTGGGAAATTGAGCCTTTAACAACATTCCCCATGTATCCATCACCATTTTCTCTGAGACTGAAGCGACCATGGCCATCAGGGCTCCCCTCTTTCAGCG GAATGAAACTTGATGAAATGGGATTAAACTCTAACTTTATGTGGCACCGAGGAGAAGTTGGGGACAGAGGAGTGCACCCTATCAACTTTCAAGGAATGGGGGTCTCACCATGGATGCAACAGAGGCTGGATACTTCAATGCTTGGTATTCAAAATGATGTTTACCAAGCTATGGCTGCTGCTGCTCTTCAAGAAATGAGGGCTGCAGATCCTTCGAGACAGCCGATCCTATCTCCAAGTTTGCAATTCCAGCAACCCCTTGCTATTTCCAGCAACAGGCCTGACACTTTGGTCCAACCTCAGATATTACAGCAGTCTCAGCCCCCGGCTCcatttttccagagtctgcAAGGAAGCCATTCACAAGCACCGCAATCTCATGCTAATCTTCAGCAACATTTGCACCATCAGAACTCATTCAATAATATACATGTCCAGCATCAGCACCGGACTCCGCTATCGCAACCACAGCAAATGGTGGATCATCAACAGGTTATGAATGTCGCACCTATCCTATCTCAACTGTCTTCATACCCTCAAGTCCAGTCTCCAACACTACCATCCATGTCTTCCATGCGGCAGAATTATTCTGACCCAAATATCAAACAAGTTGCTAGTGATATTAACTCTCCTTTACACAATTTATTCGGTTCAGTCACCCAGGGTGAGGCTTCGAACTTTCTCAATATGATGCATAGATCCAACAACTTATTATCTACGAACGGCTGGCCAACAAAACGGGTCGCTCTTGATCCTCTTCTTTCTGGAAGTGTGTCACCAGGTGCTTCACAGCAAACCGATAATTTGGGACCATCATACGAAAACGTATCCCAAAGTCCCGTTTCTTTGCCTCCATTTCCTGGTAGGGAGTGTCTCATAGAGCAAGAAGGTTGCACTGATCCGCAAAACCACTTTCTGTTTGGGGTCAATATAGACTCCTCCCTTCTTATTCAAAATGGGATGTCAAATCTTCGAGGAGTTGAAAGTGATAGAGGAGTTGGAAGTGATGGTGATAACGCAACAATGGCATATGCTTCTTCCAGCTACATCAGTAGCTGTGGTGCAGATTATTCACTGAACCCGACTGTGACTTCAAGCCAATGCGTCAACGAGTCGGGTTTCTTAGGGTCGTTCGATATTGTGGCTCATGCTAACCCACCCGACAGAGCCTTTGTTAAG GTTTACAAGGCAGGGTCGTTTGGAAGGTCGCTCGACATAAGCAAATTTAGCAACTATCACGAGCTACGTGGTGAACTTGCACAGATGTTTGGCCTTGAAGGCCAACTTGAGGACCCATTGAGATCAGGCTGGCAGCTTGTATTTGTGGACCGAGAGAATGATGTTCTTCTCCTAGGCGATGACCCCTGGCC GGAATTTGTTGACAGCGTAGGGTGTATCAAGATTCTGTCGCCTCAAGAAGTACAGGAGATGGGAAAACGAGGGGTTGAGCTCCTGAATTTGGTCCCCGTTCAGAGGTCGCCGCTTCAGAATGGCACTTGCGATGGTTATGTTGGACAGCAGGAAGCCAGAAATATGGGTTCTGGAATACCATCTGTTGGCACCCTTGATTTCTAA